One genomic segment of Pyruvatibacter mobilis includes these proteins:
- the ftsH gene encoding ATP-dependent zinc metalloprotease FtsH: MNNFRNFALWAIIALLLVALFNLFQTPTQQAGGSSEISFSQLLAEADSGAVSEVTIQGEKITGSYSDGRTFSTYAPPNANVTERLYERGVTISARPSNSDSPTLLSVLVSWFPMLLLIAVWIFFMRQMQGGGGKAMGFGKSKAKLLTERHGRVTFDDVAGVDEAKDDLQEIVEFLKDPQKFQRLGGRIPKGALLVGPPGTGKTLIARAVAGEANVPFFTISGSDFVEMFVGVGASRVRDMFEQAKKNAPCIIFIDEIDAVGRHRGAGLGGGNDEREQTLNQLLVEMDGFEANEGIILIAATNRPDVLDPALLRPGRFDRQVVVPNPDIMGREKILKVHMRKVPLAPDVNPKTIARGTPGFSGADLANLVNEAALLAARRAKRLVTMAEFEDAKDKVMMGAERRTMVMSDDEKKLTAYHEGGHALVALNVPSTDPIHKATIIPRGRALGMVMQLPESDKLSMSRQEMASRMAILMGGRVAEEVVFGHDAVTAGAGSDIEQATKLARNMVTRWGMSDDLGPLAFGENQEEVFLGHSVARNQNMSEETARRIDAEVTRLVKEGHEEATRILTEKRDQLEIIGQGLLEYETLSGDEIKALLNGQKPTRDEDDDTTPEQGTTSSVPTAGRRHSSEPGSVPPGAEPQGT; the protein is encoded by the coding sequence TTGCTCTCCTGCTGGTCGCGCTGTTCAACCTCTTCCAGACGCCCACGCAGCAGGCCGGTGGCAGCAGTGAGATTTCCTTCTCGCAGCTTCTCGCCGAGGCTGATTCCGGGGCGGTGTCGGAAGTGACGATCCAGGGCGAGAAGATTACCGGCTCCTACTCCGATGGCCGGACCTTCTCTACCTATGCGCCGCCGAATGCCAATGTGACCGAACGCCTCTATGAGCGCGGTGTGACAATTTCTGCCCGGCCGAGCAATTCGGATTCTCCGACGCTGCTGAGCGTGCTGGTGTCGTGGTTCCCGATGCTGCTGCTGATCGCGGTGTGGATTTTCTTCATGCGTCAGATGCAGGGCGGCGGCGGCAAGGCCATGGGCTTCGGCAAGTCGAAGGCCAAGCTGCTGACCGAGCGGCATGGCCGGGTGACGTTCGATGACGTTGCAGGCGTGGATGAAGCCAAGGACGACCTGCAGGAAATCGTCGAGTTCCTGAAGGACCCGCAGAAGTTCCAGCGCCTGGGCGGCCGCATCCCCAAGGGTGCGCTGCTTGTTGGCCCTCCGGGCACCGGTAAGACGCTGATTGCGCGTGCCGTGGCGGGTGAAGCCAATGTGCCGTTCTTCACGATCTCCGGGTCGGACTTCGTGGAAATGTTCGTCGGCGTCGGTGCGTCCCGCGTGCGCGACATGTTCGAGCAGGCGAAGAAGAACGCACCGTGCATCATCTTCATCGATGAAATCGACGCCGTGGGCCGCCATCGTGGCGCGGGCCTTGGCGGCGGCAATGACGAGCGCGAGCAGACCCTCAACCAGCTGCTGGTGGAGATGGACGGCTTTGAGGCCAATGAAGGCATCATCCTGATTGCCGCTACCAACCGTCCGGACGTGCTGGACCCGGCGCTGCTGCGTCCGGGCCGTTTCGACCGCCAGGTGGTGGTGCCGAACCCGGACATCATGGGCCGCGAGAAGATCCTCAAGGTGCATATGCGCAAGGTGCCGCTGGCGCCGGATGTGAACCCGAAGACGATTGCGCGCGGTACGCCGGGCTTTTCCGGTGCGGACCTTGCCAATCTGGTCAATGAGGCGGCGCTGCTGGCTGCCCGCCGCGCCAAACGGCTGGTGACCATGGCCGAGTTCGAGGACGCCAAGGACAAGGTGATGATGGGCGCCGAGCGCCGCACCATGGTGATGTCCGACGACGAGAAGAAGCTGACCGCCTATCACGAAGGCGGCCACGCACTTGTGGCGCTCAACGTGCCGTCCACCGACCCGATCCACAAGGCGACGATCATTCCGCGTGGCCGGGCGCTGGGCATGGTGATGCAGCTGCCGGAAAGCGACAAGCTGTCGATGAGCCGCCAGGAAATGGCGTCGCGCATGGCGATACTGATGGGTGGCCGCGTGGCCGAGGAAGTGGTGTTCGGCCATGACGCGGTGACGGCCGGTGCCGGCTCGGACATCGAGCAGGCCACCAAACTTGCCCGCAACATGGTGACCCGCTGGGGCATGTCGGATGATCTGGGCCCGCTGGCCTTCGGCGAGAACCAGGAAGAAGTGTTCCTGGGGCACTCCGTGGCGCGCAACCAGAACATGTCCGAAGAGACGGCCCGGCGGATTGATGCCGAGGTGACACGGCTGGTGAAGGAAGGCCACGAAGAGGCCACGCGCATTCTCACCGAGAAGCGTGACCAGCTGGAAATCATCGGGCAGGGGCTGCTTGAATATGAGACGCTCTCGGGCGACGAGATCAAGGCACTGCTCAACGGCCAGAAGCCGACGCGCGATGAGGATGACGACACGACGCCGGAGCAGGGGACAACGTCCTCCGTGCCGACGGCGGGCCGCCGCCACTCCAGCGAGCCGGGCTCCGTACCGCCGGGGGCCGAGCCGCAGGGCACCTGA
- the folP gene encoding dihydropteroate synthase, which translates to MTTPVLLGILNITADSFSDGGRYLDPAAALAHGRALMADGADGLDVGAASSHPDSQDVGAAEEIRRLEAVVPDLVRAGIPVSIDSFEPDVHLWALEQGVAYLNDIQGFPHADIYPRLAASDARLIVMHGVQGRGRARRQDVPAGEIWGRLFDFFDERVAALTQAGVARDRLILDPGMGFFLGTDPDVSLTVLREMAKLEERYGLPVLISVSRKSFLRAMTGRDVADIGPATLAAELHATRQGAVFIRTHAPGALRDALAVMAALEAE; encoded by the coding sequence ATGACGACGCCTGTGCTTCTCGGCATTCTCAACATCACCGCGGATTCCTTTTCCGATGGCGGGCGCTATCTCGACCCTGCCGCGGCACTGGCGCATGGGCGGGCGCTGATGGCGGACGGTGCGGACGGGCTTGATGTGGGGGCAGCGTCGAGCCACCCGGACTCTCAGGACGTAGGCGCTGCGGAAGAGATACGCCGTCTTGAGGCCGTGGTGCCTGACCTGGTGCGGGCGGGTATCCCCGTATCGATCGACAGTTTCGAACCGGACGTGCATCTCTGGGCGCTGGAGCAGGGGGTGGCCTATCTCAATGACATCCAGGGGTTTCCGCATGCCGATATCTATCCCCGGCTTGCAGCATCAGATGCGCGGCTGATCGTCATGCACGGGGTGCAGGGGCGGGGACGGGCGCGGCGGCAGGATGTACCGGCCGGTGAGATCTGGGGGCGGCTGTTTGACTTCTTCGATGAGCGTGTCGCGGCGCTGACGCAGGCAGGGGTGGCGCGGGACCGGCTCATTCTTGATCCGGGGATGGGGTTCTTCCTCGGGACTGACCCGGATGTGTCGCTGACCGTGCTGCGCGAGATGGCCAAGCTTGAGGAGCGGTACGGCCTGCCGGTGCTGATTTCCGTCTCCCGCAAGAGCTTTTTGCGGGCGATGACGGGGCGGGATGTGGCTGATATCGGCCCGGCGACTCTGGCTGCTGAGCTGCACGCGACGCGACAGGGAGCGGTGTTCATCCGCACCCATGCGCCCGGCGCGCTGCGGGATGCCCTGGCGGTGATGGCGGCGCTTGAGGCTGAGTGA